The following proteins come from a genomic window of Vibrio vulnificus NBRC 15645 = ATCC 27562:
- a CDS encoding response regulator gives MIKVVIVEDDERITELHQFFIAQLDDFEVIGIAANLTTAEQLIIAAKPDLVIIDNYLPDGLGVELVQRCLVLQPKPECIVITAANDANTVNLAHRYGAFDYLVKPVNYTRLQASLLRLMKMKQLVDSQQMVKQSELDGIFHATELVVDEVSGVDEFTLQQVVSLFPHGHSEHTAASVAALLGVSKSTARRYLDKVVERGALYAFLAHGKVGRPTRCYRNKPFNV, from the coding sequence ATGATAAAAGTCGTGATTGTAGAAGATGATGAGAGAATCACCGAGCTGCATCAGTTCTTTATTGCTCAACTGGATGATTTTGAAGTGATAGGAATAGCGGCTAACCTGACTACCGCCGAGCAACTGATCATTGCCGCGAAACCCGATCTGGTGATCATTGATAACTACTTGCCCGATGGGTTGGGTGTGGAGTTAGTTCAACGCTGTTTGGTGTTACAACCAAAACCTGAGTGCATTGTGATCACGGCTGCCAACGACGCTAACACGGTGAATCTCGCTCATCGCTACGGCGCCTTTGATTATCTAGTGAAACCTGTGAACTACACGCGGTTACAAGCCAGCTTGCTTCGCTTGATGAAGATGAAACAGCTGGTGGATAGCCAGCAAATGGTCAAGCAAAGTGAATTGGATGGCATTTTTCACGCCACCGAACTGGTGGTGGATGAGGTCAGTGGCGTGGATGAGTTTACTTTGCAGCAGGTGGTTTCACTCTTTCCCCACGGCCACAGTGAGCACACCGCTGCCAGTGTCGCCGCGTTACTCGGTGTGAGTAAGAGCACGGCAAGGCGATATCTCGACAAGGTGGTTGAAAGGGGAGCGCTTTACGCGTTTTTGGCGCATGGCAAAGTAGGCCGACCAACGCGTTGCTACCGAAATAAGCCGTTCAACGTGTGA
- a CDS encoding GHKL domain-containing protein — translation MTLSFTRQLAFILSCTVLIGIAAWWSYSAYQLENVLNNQIALRAQVQSQQLAKLPSLIDAVERENAQWVSEIISVVQLVSDADFITVSNEEGIRLAHPVSERVGLPVVGGDIQRALNFGEAYLSQSVGSLGPSVRYISPIFSPQGEVVGMVKVGYLVETLNLWSREKLLPLLLFALSALSLFLLLSWRFSSYVKKQMQDLEPWQLKQALKTHQGVLDATHEAVVAINQQGNIYLANDAARAILRQSDLVGKETKQLDDARHLFPLDGEDYINKVAQFGLDGVIINRVTMRTSNGESAGAVFTLRQRSELQALSDRISQVDKYLESMRVTHHEHQNKLSVISGLLQMGAFDKTLSVCLAQAAQNQTRIDSLQGVKSMPQLTALLLAKLSKARESNQSLNISCYGDLSGLTQRVSEEQVCSLVGNLIDNGLEACQGQNDATMAVKLHETEEEFILTFSNNGPSLDEDLESLCRWGYSTKSGTGEHGIGLHLVKSILSEAHGHLELDSDEQETLFTVYLPKE, via the coding sequence ATGACATTATCCTTTACAAGGCAATTGGCCTTCATCCTGAGTTGTACTGTCCTAATTGGCATCGCTGCCTGGTGGAGTTACAGTGCGTATCAATTAGAAAATGTTCTGAACAACCAAATTGCCTTGCGTGCGCAGGTGCAATCACAGCAATTGGCAAAATTGCCCAGTCTCATTGATGCTGTTGAGCGTGAAAATGCACAATGGGTGTCGGAGATCATTTCGGTTGTGCAATTGGTGAGTGACGCTGATTTTATCACTGTCAGCAATGAAGAGGGCATCCGCTTGGCGCATCCGGTGAGTGAGCGTGTCGGTTTACCCGTGGTTGGGGGAGACATTCAAAGGGCACTCAATTTTGGTGAGGCTTATCTCTCGCAAAGCGTTGGTTCTTTAGGCCCTTCGGTACGTTATATTTCACCGATTTTTTCCCCACAAGGGGAAGTGGTTGGCATGGTTAAGGTGGGCTATCTTGTCGAAACGCTCAATCTGTGGAGTCGGGAAAAGCTGTTGCCGCTGCTTTTGTTTGCCCTTTCTGCTCTATCGTTGTTTTTACTGTTGTCGTGGCGATTTTCGTCTTATGTAAAGAAACAAATGCAAGATCTCGAGCCTTGGCAATTAAAGCAAGCGTTGAAGACCCATCAAGGCGTATTGGACGCGACTCATGAAGCGGTTGTTGCCATCAATCAACAGGGAAATATTTATTTAGCGAACGACGCTGCGAGAGCCATTCTTCGTCAAAGCGATCTCGTGGGTAAGGAGACCAAACAGCTGGATGACGCTAGGCATCTGTTTCCTTTGGATGGAGAAGATTACATAAATAAAGTCGCGCAGTTTGGCTTAGATGGGGTGATCATCAATCGCGTCACCATGCGTACATCGAATGGGGAATCGGCTGGCGCGGTATTCACTCTGCGTCAGCGCTCGGAGTTGCAAGCACTTTCGGATCGCATCAGTCAGGTCGACAAGTATCTTGAAAGCATGCGAGTGACACATCACGAGCATCAAAACAAGCTGTCGGTCATTTCTGGCTTGCTACAAATGGGGGCGTTTGATAAGACGCTCTCAGTCTGTTTAGCGCAAGCGGCACAAAATCAAACACGCATAGACTCGCTACAAGGTGTGAAAAGCATGCCTCAGCTAACGGCGTTGCTGTTGGCTAAATTGAGCAAAGCGAGAGAATCGAATCAGTCATTGAATATTTCGTGTTATGGCGATCTCTCCGGATTGACTCAAAGAGTGAGCGAGGAACAAGTGTGCTCACTAGTTGGGAACTTGATCGACAATGGTTTAGAAGCGTGCCAAGGCCAAAACGATGCCACAATGGCGGTGAAATTACATGAAACCGAAGAAGAGTTCATTCTTACTTTTTCTAATAACGGTCCTAGTCTCGATGAGGATCTGGAAAGTTTATGCCGCTGGGGTTACTCGACCAAGAGTGGCACAGGGGAACATGGTATTGGCCTTCACTTAGTGAAATCCATTCTATCCGAGGCGCATGGTCATCTAGAGCTCGACAGCGATGAACAAGAAACACTATTTACCGTTTATCTTCCGAAGGAGTGA
- a CDS encoding lipase family protein encodes MKPLKRYQYERYAVLCNLAYPRVFKQTRYGFDPNGQRIIKNQFGKTMIRVLWSKNADEVVVVIKGSHSLSDWLLNFALWTKSTQSLGLPYRIHAGFYHLLTQESQPSRNQDHLGMTVLEKLEQILLERIKEGKRIAITGHSSGGAIGCVFADYFERKYPKSIKRVVTFGQPAIGDWRFAKHYSLAHKTYRICCDLDIVTFMPPLPFLYSHSGKLLWLYNGRIYENTPTYERLGRSVLSWLIRPFTYHLMSKYIRNKDFFDER; translated from the coding sequence GTGAAACCACTCAAACGTTATCAATACGAACGCTACGCTGTCCTGTGTAATCTCGCTTATCCGAGGGTGTTTAAGCAAACACGCTATGGTTTCGATCCAAATGGACAACGCATCATCAAAAACCAATTTGGCAAAACCATGATTCGAGTGCTGTGGAGTAAAAATGCAGATGAAGTGGTGGTCGTCATTAAAGGCTCACATAGCCTTAGCGACTGGCTGCTTAACTTCGCATTATGGACAAAAAGCACCCAGTCTCTTGGTCTTCCCTATCGTATTCATGCTGGGTTCTATCACCTGTTAACTCAAGAAAGCCAACCATCAAGGAATCAAGATCACTTAGGAATGACGGTACTTGAAAAACTTGAGCAGATTTTGCTTGAACGCATCAAAGAGGGGAAGCGTATCGCGATTACTGGTCACTCCTCTGGTGGTGCCATTGGCTGTGTTTTTGCCGATTATTTTGAGCGAAAATACCCAAAATCAATTAAACGTGTGGTCACATTTGGCCAACCGGCCATTGGCGACTGGCGCTTCGCCAAACACTATTCTTTGGCACATAAAACCTATCGAATTTGCTGCGACCTCGATATCGTTACCTTTATGCCACCATTGCCCTTCCTGTATTCTCACAGTGGAAAATTGCTCTGGCTCTATAACGGTAGAATCTATGAAAATACCCCGACTTATGAACGCTTGGGGCGCTCTGTGCTCAGTTGGCTTATCCGACCATTCACTTACCACCTAATGAGCAAATATATCCGAAATAAAGATTTTTTTGACGAGCGATAA
- a CDS encoding endonuclease/exonuclease/phosphatase family protein, with the protein MLKSYGLWFIIILCSLFYWGVKAQTHLWWAENISAYPALFILPLAVVAFISLGIRAWTPMLASIGLIVYFTAIGVPKGMVSKGECRNSVRLFQYNMLFSNQHVDQLIDYLSKVQPDLILLQEVTAPHLERLKVLDDVYRYRFGGQPKVGLPSHQLIFSRQPLYGMDVFYIEGYQNFIRGIWQVDEQHPVFLLIAHPPSPRNKEMWLRRNALIQALEHQATQSPTKDILIMGDMNLSASSERFDTLFSGMQTAPIASWPNLPTWTLPSWLQISIDHLWLNSDFAICKRESIDEVIGSDHRAIMTYLNIQ; encoded by the coding sequence ATGCTTAAAAGTTATGGCTTGTGGTTCATTATCATTCTTTGCTCCCTTTTCTACTGGGGGGTAAAAGCGCAGACCCATTTGTGGTGGGCCGAAAACATATCGGCTTATCCCGCACTGTTTATTTTGCCTCTCGCGGTTGTCGCATTCATCAGTTTGGGGATACGCGCGTGGACACCAATGTTAGCTTCCATTGGGCTCATTGTTTATTTCACGGCCATTGGCGTCCCGAAAGGGATGGTTTCGAAAGGGGAGTGCCGAAATAGCGTCCGTCTATTTCAGTACAATATGCTGTTCTCTAATCAACATGTCGACCAATTGATCGATTACCTATCAAAGGTGCAACCTGATCTCATTTTGCTACAAGAAGTGACGGCTCCACACTTAGAGCGGCTAAAAGTGTTGGATGACGTTTACCGCTATCGTTTTGGTGGCCAGCCAAAAGTGGGCCTACCGTCGCATCAGCTAATTTTTTCTCGGCAACCTTTATATGGGATGGATGTTTTTTATATCGAAGGCTATCAAAATTTCATCCGAGGCATTTGGCAAGTTGATGAGCAACACCCTGTGTTCCTGCTTATCGCTCATCCGCCTTCTCCTCGCAACAAAGAGATGTGGTTGAGACGCAACGCACTTATTCAGGCATTAGAACACCAAGCGACACAAAGTCCGACGAAGGATATTTTAATCATGGGCGACATGAATCTTTCTGCAAGCAGTGAGCGCTTTGACACGCTTTTTTCTGGAATGCAAACTGCCCCTATTGCAAGTTGGCCAAACTTACCGACATGGACACTGCCGTCATGGCTGCAAATTTCCATCGATCACTTATGGCTCAACAGTGATTTTGCTATCTGTAAAAGGGAGTCTATCGATGAAGTGATCGGTTCGGATCATCGAGCTATCATGACTTATCTAAACATTCAATGA
- a CDS encoding cystatin domain-containing protein, giving the protein MKAKLAVAAATLILLAGCQQEPQGQPSNNRVGKAICDSQASMPGGWHDAEVDHQVMQAVDTVLEQMNTNSPLKGITSVHTQVVSGVNYAIEFQLENGSQWNTIVYRNLKGEYQITQTAKLGLFCQQ; this is encoded by the coding sequence ATGAAAGCAAAACTAGCAGTTGCAGCGGCAACGCTAATTTTACTGGCAGGATGTCAGCAAGAACCTCAAGGACAACCTTCAAATAACCGTGTTGGTAAAGCTATCTGCGACTCCCAAGCGAGCATGCCAGGAGGGTGGCACGATGCAGAAGTCGATCATCAAGTTATGCAAGCCGTAGACACAGTGTTAGAGCAAATGAACACAAACTCGCCACTAAAAGGAATCACATCGGTTCATACTCAAGTGGTCAGTGGTGTTAACTACGCTATAGAATTTCAGCTAGAGAATGGCAGCCAATGGAATACGATTGTTTACCGTAACCTGAAAGGCGAATATCAAATTACCCAAACGGCTAAGCTAGGCTTGTTCTGTCAGCAATAA
- a CDS encoding OmpA family protein gives MKKTLPLLLLVLLSNYAQANCVNTSEEQIITKTLLSTHYKTTQSEGSIVVDEGQTEARVLNRDVQKVKAQNSSEHCFFDEKKMSLVLNYQHNKFGLTDIHQDAIRSYIGIVDPNRKISVEGHADSTGSDTYNKQLSARRANTVARFLKNDLGLGNRILEKAFGETTPICAAEENQQNGCNRRVVLTLE, from the coding sequence ATGAAAAAAACACTGCCTTTACTGTTACTGGTGCTGCTTTCCAATTATGCCCAGGCCAATTGTGTCAATACATCAGAAGAACAGATCATAACCAAAACATTGCTATCAACGCATTACAAAACCACACAAAGCGAAGGTTCGATTGTGGTTGATGAAGGACAGACGGAAGCCCGTGTCTTGAATCGTGATGTGCAGAAAGTAAAAGCACAAAACAGCAGTGAACATTGCTTCTTCGATGAGAAAAAAATGTCACTGGTGCTGAATTACCAGCACAACAAATTTGGTTTAACCGATATCCATCAAGATGCGATTCGTAGCTATATCGGTATTGTTGACCCAAATCGTAAAATTTCAGTGGAAGGGCATGCCGACAGCACAGGCTCAGATACTTACAATAAGCAGTTGTCTGCAAGACGTGCAAACACCGTCGCCCGTTTCCTTAAAAACGATTTGGGTTTAGGCAATCGAATCTTAGAAAAAGCGTTCGGTGAAACCACGCCAATCTGTGCCGCGGAAGAAAACCAGCAGAATGGTTGTAACCGTCGAGTCGTTCTCACTTTGGAGTAG
- a CDS encoding TadE/TadG family type IV pilus assembly protein, which translates to MSLKRYPRHFRLRGSSMSIKKQQGVAGIIFMGMLPALVVIMVFSMQMTQRHMAHAKITEAAEVASLALIASPKENDEKNQEYAQKIVDHYIEDNKGEVVARVFNRRCEYKDGCVQRSGELAPFTDFVVSAKTKHDSWISYNDGEMGLTKDFEVMGTSTSRKFLPQPLDIYFIIDMSGSMVNPWGRSGKRKYDVVAETINRIVDDLREFKTDRKSRVAVIGFHHTAVKQVGRQRTAFDYSSYRTPSGTVNNMFTAPKIHSRNDSGNIKTFEDIPLTEDYDAFLAKFNSSNYYASPNGLTESWQGIIGAAQMAEQATDLNPEQVFILLSDGRDGDFVRYYLEGRQWREVRYNKYLNRLVKAGLCEKLKTKISQKRNVFQSENPSDKASKTKVTMGVIGVNYVVDKNDGIGDCFGHDNIYHAKEGNDVYKYILNLINEETGRLKD; encoded by the coding sequence ATGTCATTAAAGCGGTATCCACGTCATTTTCGTTTGCGAGGGTCTAGTATGTCCATCAAAAAGCAACAAGGGGTCGCAGGCATTATCTTTATGGGTATGTTGCCAGCACTTGTCGTCATTATGGTGTTCTCGATGCAAATGACTCAAAGGCATATGGCACACGCCAAAATTACAGAAGCGGCGGAAGTAGCGAGCTTGGCTTTAATTGCGAGTCCAAAAGAAAACGATGAGAAAAACCAAGAATACGCGCAAAAGATTGTTGACCACTATATTGAAGATAATAAAGGCGAAGTCGTGGCTCGAGTGTTTAATCGACGCTGCGAGTACAAAGACGGCTGCGTGCAGCGCAGTGGCGAACTAGCGCCTTTTACCGATTTTGTCGTGTCTGCCAAAACAAAGCACGACTCCTGGATTTCTTACAATGACGGTGAGATGGGATTAACCAAAGACTTTGAAGTTATGGGAACGTCTACGTCTAGAAAATTTCTACCGCAACCTCTAGATATTTACTTCATTATCGATATGAGTGGCTCGATGGTGAATCCTTGGGGAAGAAGTGGCAAGAGGAAATATGATGTAGTCGCAGAAACGATCAACCGAATCGTGGACGACCTGCGGGAGTTTAAAACAGATAGGAAGAGCCGAGTGGCGGTGATTGGGTTTCACCATACTGCAGTTAAGCAGGTTGGTAGGCAGCGTACGGCGTTTGACTATTCATCATATAGGACGCCGTCTGGCACGGTGAATAATATGTTTACGGCACCGAAAATCCACTCGCGGAACGATTCCGGCAATATTAAAACATTCGAGGATATCCCCTTAACTGAAGACTATGACGCATTTCTAGCTAAGTTCAACAGTTCAAATTATTACGCTTCCCCAAACGGCCTAACTGAATCTTGGCAAGGCATTATTGGTGCAGCTCAAATGGCTGAGCAAGCCACGGACTTAAATCCAGAGCAAGTATTTATTTTGCTTTCTGATGGTAGAGATGGTGATTTTGTTCGCTACTACTTGGAAGGTAGGCAGTGGCGTGAAGTTCGATACAATAAATATCTAAACAGACTTGTAAAGGCAGGTTTGTGCGAAAAGTTAAAAACGAAAATTTCACAAAAAAGGAACGTTTTCCAAAGTGAAAACCCAAGTGACAAAGCGTCAAAGACCAAAGTGACGATGGGTGTTATTGGGGTTAACTACGTTGTAGACAAAAACGATGGGATTGGCGACTGCTTTGGTCATGACAATATCTATCATGCCAAAGAAGGCAATGACGTATACAAATATATTTTGAATCTCATTAATGAAGAGACAGGTAGACTTAAGGATTAA
- the tadF gene encoding tight adherence pilus pseudopilin TadF, translated as MKAKQQGAFMVELALVLMFFSGLFVVMANYVVAINTKGLLDRAAYSLTTIMAERKQFFDGDLDICGRADPYCSETKRAVNYLSKASLKRMMPGFEEAKFGVFVEQLAVEGDKPSNFRKRYKKFSSGATDGCNLPNLDSLTKEEALELLPITSRNRRLPMYQITLCYETPFNIFGLAEGNVIKAVSTSFSFARV; from the coding sequence GTGAAAGCTAAGCAACAGGGTGCTTTTATGGTGGAGCTAGCGCTAGTTCTCATGTTTTTTTCAGGCCTGTTTGTTGTGATGGCCAATTATGTTGTTGCCATCAATACCAAAGGACTACTCGACCGCGCCGCTTATTCACTCACAACGATCATGGCGGAAAGAAAACAGTTTTTTGATGGTGATTTAGATATTTGTGGCAGAGCCGATCCTTACTGCTCTGAAACAAAGAGAGCTGTGAACTATCTATCCAAAGCCTCCCTAAAGCGCATGATGCCGGGCTTTGAAGAGGCTAAGTTCGGCGTGTTTGTCGAGCAGCTGGCGGTAGAGGGCGATAAGCCAAGCAACTTTCGCAAACGTTATAAAAAATTTAGTAGTGGCGCGACCGACGGTTGCAATTTGCCAAATCTAGACAGTCTCACTAAAGAAGAGGCACTAGAGCTGTTGCCAATTACCTCTCGCAACCGTCGGCTGCCGATGTATCAAATCACGCTTTGTTACGAAACGCCGTTTAATATCTTTGGCTTGGCTGAGGGTAATGTCATTAAAGCGGTATCCACGTCATTTTCGTTTGCGAGGGTCTAG
- a CDS encoding TadE family protein encodes MKKRQKGALTVEVALGLPVLLIMVFSWIELCMLSYSMSVSDHALTLSVIKTKKAGTSNATTPQEYQKLLEKTINENAGVAWKYLAKEESVNITVDYFKNYQDFVTCNVGYDDIETCPERKDKPKDMAIAMYRMQYTYNTILDGILPDFQVRRELMAIQEYERCAFKIGGGSGCES; translated from the coding sequence ATGAAAAAAAGGCAGAAGGGTGCCTTAACCGTTGAGGTTGCACTTGGTTTACCTGTTTTACTCATCATGGTGTTTAGTTGGATTGAGCTCTGTATGCTGAGTTATTCAATGAGTGTTTCCGACCATGCTTTGACACTGTCGGTTATCAAGACCAAAAAAGCGGGAACATCCAATGCCACGACTCCACAGGAGTATCAAAAACTGTTGGAAAAAACCATTAACGAAAATGCCGGTGTGGCGTGGAAATATTTGGCTAAAGAAGAAAGCGTCAATATTACGGTCGATTATTTCAAAAACTATCAGGACTTTGTGACTTGCAATGTCGGTTATGACGATATTGAAACTTGTCCTGAACGAAAAGACAAACCGAAGGATATGGCGATAGCGATGTATCGTATGCAGTACACCTACAACACGATTTTGGATGGTATTTTGCCAGACTTTCAAGTGAGGCGTGAGCTTATGGCTATTCAAGAATATGAGCGTTGCGCATTCAAAATTGGTGGAGGGTCGGGTTGTGAAAGCTAA
- a CDS encoding tetratricopeptide repeat protein, with product MAKWIIKLLILFSIVGCSSISSELQTKERLLLSSGENQQLVEFYKGNLAEVPSYKVKLVNLYLDMGDIKSAELYTNTYTAKDLDEPDYIYSLANLNYKKKRYDSALQESEKFLDEGGDEAAYHLLVGKIYAQRKEYETAIQHFEESRKSGASDREAGNNIAVVYLLQNRYVEATEILYDLYVAMPSDAKVRSNLIISSVQSNRPDIALEVLKHEKGEEEARKQLAALMKTVNKGKNKGKKAVQPQVAQINKDTTRATVVQTAQVTPKAQEETRKVEQAKPVDNVVPVSKLDVNNLKPKAPSLYRIQVLASYKAVPNDYLNFLKANYGTVYSYTHGLWKRYCIGEFTDIEEAKTFLNSLNIKGAFVVDYTKKRYVEL from the coding sequence ATGGCTAAATGGATAATTAAATTATTAATTCTTTTCTCGATTGTAGGTTGCTCATCTATTAGTTCGGAATTGCAAACTAAAGAACGTTTGTTATTGAGTTCTGGTGAGAATCAGCAGTTGGTCGAATTCTACAAGGGTAATTTGGCAGAAGTGCCAAGTTATAAGGTGAAATTGGTTAACCTCTATTTAGATATGGGGGATATCAAGTCAGCCGAACTTTATACCAATACTTATACAGCCAAAGACCTAGATGAACCAGATTATATCTACAGTTTGGCGAACTTAAATTATAAGAAAAAACGCTACGATTCAGCATTGCAAGAAAGCGAGAAGTTCCTCGATGAAGGTGGAGATGAGGCGGCCTATCATTTGTTGGTAGGCAAGATTTACGCGCAACGTAAAGAGTATGAAACGGCTATTCAACATTTCGAAGAAAGTCGTAAAAGCGGTGCTTCGGATAGAGAGGCGGGCAACAATATCGCTGTGGTTTACCTTTTGCAAAATCGCTATGTCGAAGCGACGGAAATTCTTTATGACCTTTATGTCGCTATGCCAAGTGATGCCAAAGTTCGGTCAAATCTCATCATCTCATCTGTGCAGTCCAACCGCCCTGATATTGCTCTGGAAGTGCTAAAACATGAAAAGGGCGAAGAAGAAGCGAGAAAACAGTTGGCGGCATTAATGAAAACTGTCAACAAAGGAAAGAACAAAGGGAAGAAAGCCGTGCAGCCACAAGTCGCTCAAATAAACAAAGACACGACCCGAGCTACTGTTGTACAGACTGCTCAAGTGACACCAAAAGCGCAAGAAGAAACGAGAAAAGTGGAGCAGGCCAAGCCAGTTGATAACGTAGTGCCTGTAAGTAAGCTCGATGTGAATAACCTCAAGCCTAAAGCGCCATCACTGTATCGTATTCAAGTGTTGGCTTCTTACAAAGCCGTGCCGAACGATTATCTCAATTTCCTAAAAGCGAACTACGGTACCGTCTACTCGTATACGCATGGTTTATGGAAGCGCTACTGCATTGGTGAATTTACTGACATAGAGGAAGCGAAAACCTTTCTTAATAGCTTAAACATCAAAGGTGCTTTTGTTGTGGATTACACCAAGAAAAGGTATGTCGAGCTATGA
- a CDS encoding type II secretion system F family protein, with protein sequence MNFSLPSIIFILVALFVSVIVAIFTLKMWDETRAEISVRKIIGSTKEQQKRDDLFLSFFKRFSFNKEETKKKLVAAGIYSDFIAQTYYLFKIVPLFLTIGGGLLAVSQEVIDLNEMILIGAFALIIFVAGPDLYISSRTNTITRHVSSRLPFLLDLMNVCVHTGMTIEATLEYLAKELQTVDKYLAFTVNVTVQRSKVIGIEKALEEFYEMVPSSEAQSFVMTLVQSLKFGSSVGQVLGTLATDIRQINMMELEEKIGKLGAKMSIPMIIFIMVPIIILIIAPGIMRMLTDG encoded by the coding sequence ATGAATTTTTCTCTTCCTAGTATCATATTTATTTTAGTTGCACTTTTTGTTTCTGTTATTGTGGCTATTTTTACCTTAAAAATGTGGGATGAAACCAGAGCAGAAATATCGGTTAGAAAAATAATTGGTTCAACCAAAGAGCAACAGAAACGTGATGATCTTTTTTTGTCATTTTTTAAACGTTTTAGTTTTAATAAAGAAGAAACCAAAAAGAAACTGGTCGCAGCGGGGATCTATAGTGACTTTATCGCTCAAACTTACTATCTATTTAAAATAGTACCTCTGTTCTTAACGATTGGAGGTGGCTTACTAGCAGTGAGTCAAGAGGTCATTGATTTGAATGAAATGATACTAATTGGTGCTTTTGCGTTAATTATTTTTGTTGCTGGTCCGGATTTATACATATCTTCGAGAACGAACACTATCACACGTCACGTCAGCTCACGCTTGCCATTTCTGTTGGATTTGATGAATGTGTGTGTCCATACGGGTATGACCATTGAAGCGACACTCGAGTACCTTGCTAAAGAGCTGCAAACGGTTGATAAATATTTGGCATTTACTGTTAATGTTACGGTGCAAAGATCCAAAGTGATTGGAATAGAAAAAGCGCTTGAGGAGTTTTATGAAATGGTGCCCTCAAGTGAAGCACAAAGTTTTGTTATGACGCTTGTTCAAAGTTTGAAATTTGGTTCTTCAGTCGGCCAAGTGTTAGGTACGCTTGCCACCGATATTCGTCAAATAAATATGATGGAACTTGAAGAAAAAATAGGCAAGCTTGGTGCGAAAATGTCAATCCCTATGATTATTTTTATCATGGTGCCAATAATTATTTTGATTATTGCTCCTGGCATTATGAGGATGTTAACTGATGGCTAA
- a CDS encoding type II secretion system F family protein → MMWLMVLSWVALAIYFVTHKKKQEKAIQRIIELEQDFEGVKGQRTVIDAQKFEVSFRAKIRRHFKAFVTILMPNPMKKIGLFLLVTAIALYFINDFILQMDFLTLLMYAQPPLFVVFVIKLQQAKAAKFKEDFPDALNILSGALSSGQSIVHAFEYVGNQMQNDVGKQFKLMAERLLIGEDPDDVLSRSAASFPYVEYFFFAATIRINLSRGGQLKEVISRINRIMFEARAVDKKKSSLTSEARMSAKIIACLPVIFLLILKFTSPENYNYVMFEEGGKPIFYYVLTSEIIGFICIWFILRGVKS, encoded by the coding sequence ATGATGTGGCTAATGGTGCTCTCTTGGGTAGCTCTTGCTATCTATTTTGTCACGCATAAGAAGAAACAAGAAAAAGCGATTCAGCGTATTATCGAGCTCGAACAAGATTTTGAAGGGGTTAAAGGGCAAAGAACCGTTATTGATGCGCAAAAATTTGAAGTGAGTTTTCGCGCCAAAATTCGTCGTCATTTTAAAGCGTTTGTGACCATTTTGATGCCAAATCCAATGAAAAAGATCGGGTTGTTCTTGTTGGTCACGGCGATCGCGCTCTACTTTATTAACGACTTTATCTTGCAGATGGATTTTTTGACGCTGCTGATGTATGCACAACCCCCTTTATTTGTCGTGTTTGTGATTAAACTTCAGCAAGCCAAAGCGGCTAAGTTTAAAGAAGATTTTCCCGATGCGCTTAACATACTTTCTGGTGCGCTCTCTTCAGGTCAAAGCATCGTTCATGCATTTGAGTATGTGGGAAATCAAATGCAAAACGACGTAGGGAAGCAATTTAAGCTGATGGCGGAGCGCTTGCTGATTGGTGAGGACCCCGATGATGTTCTGTCTAGAAGCGCCGCCTCTTTCCCATATGTAGAATACTTTTTCTTTGCGGCGACTATTCGCATAAACCTGAGTCGCGGTGGCCAATTAAAAGAAGTTATCTCTCGTATTAACCGGATTATGTTTGAAGCGCGCGCCGTCGACAAAAAGAAAAGTTCGTTAACGTCTGAAGCGAGAATGTCAGCCAAAATCATTGCTTGTTTACCCGTTATCTTCTTGTTGATTTTGAAATTTACAAGTCCAGAGAATTATAATTATGTAATGTTTGAGGAAGGTGGAAAACCGATATTTTACTACGTTCTTACTAGCGAGATTATTGGATTTATTTGTATCTGGTTTATTTTGCGGGGAGTGAAATCATGA